The following coding sequences lie in one Hippopotamus amphibius kiboko isolate mHipAmp2 chromosome 17, mHipAmp2.hap2, whole genome shotgun sequence genomic window:
- the ACAP1 gene encoding arf-GAP with coiled-coil, ANK repeat and PH domain-containing protein 1 isoform X2, translating to MPPPCQGLVPDCRRKSQHWDEMNILATYHPAGKDYGFMKVDEPSTPYHRLQGSDEDLLAGTSHTMTPEELEQRFATMDNFCPKVLYNDNRSSGSSDNFSKTQSSDFEKHRKAHYNEGKFLKAQKNLSLDNNKNSTVGGASMSSGGRGMLPDPEPRPVERGGARGLTRGVKDEIGLVVRNHILEAKGGCKTGIDLADSSASPALRGQSPASSTTIVMEREMDLQRKEYYSKGRYLRCSPHPELEEDTEDEQQTSSTSLNWVIENPISTEVRLLDHTGSPSQDYKATESSLKMTVTSSKPGEDTGPPSHQTWLLASSHPPNPSCLQASRSATGTAPSSRDSGSRAMSGWCQWLVSKGLNWQSMEGSEREPGSHPNSPDQNQHRRPRAHWPRSSQAEMTVKLDFEECLKDSPRFRASIELVEAEVSELETRLEKLLKLGNGLLESGRHYLAASRAFIAGICDLAHLGPPEPMMAECLDKFTQSLSHKLDSHVELLDATQHTLQQQIQTLVKEGLRGFREARRDFWRGAESLEAALIHNAEVPRRRAQEAEEAGAALKIARAGYRGRALDYALQINVIEDKRKFDIMEFVLRLVEAQAIHFQQGHEELSRLAQYRKELGGQLHQLVLNSAREKRDMEQRHVLLKQKELGGEEPEPSLKEGPGGLVMEGHLFKRASNAFKTWSRRWFTIQSNQLVYQKKYKDPVTVVVDDLRLCTVKLCPDSERRFCFEVVSPSKSCLLQADSERLLQLWVSAVQSSIATAFSQARLDDSPRGPSQGSGHLAMGSAATLGPGGMTRGRDSGGVGHVAAQVQSVDGNAQCCDCREPAPEWASINLGVTLCIQCSGIHRSLGVHFSKVRSLTLDSWEPELVKLMCELGNVVMNQIYEARVEAMAVKKPGPTCSRQEKEAWIHAKYVEKKFLTKLPEIRGRRGGRGPPRGQPPVPPKPGTIRPQPGSFRSKPGPPSGDLGSLHPGALLFRAAGHPPSLPTMADALAHGADVNWVNGGQENTTPLIQATAANSLLACEFLLQNGANVNQVDSNGRGPLHHATILGHTGLACLFLKRGADLGARDSEGRDPLTIAVETANADIVTLLRLAKMREADAAQGQAGDETYLDIFRDFSLMASDDPEKLSRRSHDLHTL from the exons GAGAAAGTCTCAGCACTGGGATGAAATGAATATCCTGGCGACCTACCACCCTGCTGGCAAGGACTATGGATTTATGAAGGTGGATGAGCCTAGCACTCCCTACCACag GCTGCAGGGCAGCGATGAAGACCTGCTTGCAGGGACCTCTCACACAATGACTCCTGAGGAGCTAGAACAGAG GTTTGCAACAATGGACAATTTCTGCCCCAAGGTCCTGTACAATGATAACAGAAGTTCAGGGTCTTCAGACAACTTTTCCAAGACAC AATCCAGCGATTTTGAAAAGCACCGCAAGGCACACTACAATGAAGGAAAGTTCCTCAAGGCTCAGAAAAACCTGTCCTTGGATAACAACAAGAACAGCACTGTGGGCGGTGCCAGCATGAGCAGCGGCGGTCGAGGTATGTTGCCGGACCCAGAGCCCAGGCCTGTGGAGAGAGGCGGGGCAAGAGGACTGACCAGAGGAGTCAAAGATGAGATTGGCCTGGTGGTCAGGAACCACATCCTAGAAGCCAAAG GTGGCTGTAAGACTGGGATTGATTTGGCTGACTCCTCAGCTTCCCCTGCTTTAAGAGGTCAGTCCCCAGCTTCATCCACCACCATTGTGATGGAGAGGGAAATGGATCTGCAACGCAAGGAGTATTATAGCAAAGGAAGATACCTGCGGTGCTCCCCCCACCCTGAACTTGAGGAGGATACAGAAGATGAGCAGCAGACCA GCTCCACAAGCCTGAACTGGGTGATTGAGAATCCCATAAGCACTGAGGTCCGTCTGCTGGACCACACCGGAAGCCCTTCGCAGGATTACAAGGCCACCGAGAGTTCCCTGAAAATGACAGTGACGTCATCGAAGCCTGGTGAGGACACCGGGCCACCGTCTCACCAGACCTGGCTCTTGGCAAgctcccatccccccaacccctcctgcCTTCAGGCCAGTAGATCGGCAACAG GTACTGCCCCATCCTCCAGAGACAGTGGGTCCCGAGCAATGTCTGGCTGGTGTCAGTGGCTAGTGTCCAAGGGGCTGAACTGGCAAAGCAtggaaggctcagagagggaaccTGGAAGCCACCCCAACTCCCCAGACCAGAACCAGCACAGAC GCCCCAGGGCCCACTGGCCCCGGAGCAGTCAAGCTGAGATGACGGTCAAGCTGGATTTCGAGGAGTGCCTTAAGGACTCACCCCGCTTCCG AGCCTCTATTGAGCTGGTGGAAGCGGAAGTGTCAGAATTGGAGACCCGGCTGGAAAAG CTCCTCAAGCTGGGTAATGGCCTCCTGGAAAGTGGGCGCCACTACCTTGCTGCCAGCCGGGCCTTCATTGCCGGCATTTGTGACCTGGCCCACCTGGGCCCACCAGAGCCCATGATGGCG GAGTGTCTGGACAAATTCACTCAGAGCCTGAGCCACAAGCTGGACAGCCACGTG GAGCTTCTAGATGCCACCCAGCACACACTGCAGCAGCAAATCCAAACTCTGGTCAAGGA AGGTCTCCGGGGCTTCCGAGAGGCTCGCCGGGATTTCTGGCGGGGGGCCGAGAGCCTGGAGGCTGCTCTCATCCACAATGCAGAGGTCCCCAGGCGCCGGGCCCAGGAGGCAGAAGAAGCCGGAGCTGCTTTGAAGATTGCTCGAGCTGGGTACCGGGGACGGGCCCTGGATTATGCCCTGCAG ATCAATGTGATTGAGGACAAGAGGAAATTTGACATCATGGAGTTT GTGCTGCGTTTGGTGGAGGCCCAGGCTATCCATTTCCAGCAGGGCCACGAGGAGCTGAGCCGGCTGGCCCAGTATCGCAAGGAGCTGGGTGGCCAG TTACACCAGCTGGTCTTGAATTCAGCTCGAGAGAAGAGGGACATGGAACAGAGACACGTGCTGCTGAAACAGAAG GAGCTGGGTGGGGAGGAACCAGAGCCAAGCCTAAAGGAGGGGCCTGGTGGCCTGGTCATGGAAGGACATCTCTTCAAACGGGCCAGCAATGCATTTAAAACCTGGAGCAG ACGCTGGTTCACTATTCAGAGCAACCAACTGGTTTATCAGAAGAAGTACAAG GACCCTGTGACGGTGGTGGTGGATGACCTTCGTCTCTGCACCGTGAAGCTCTGTCCCGACTCAGAACGGCGGTTCTGCTTTGAGGTGGTGTCCCCCAGCAA GTCCTGCCTCCTGCAGGCTGACTCAGAGCGCCTCCTGCAGCTGTGGGTCAGTGCCGTACAGAGCAGCATTGCTACGGCCTTCAGCCAGGCTCGCCTTGATGACAGCCCTCGGGGTCCAAGCCAG GGCTCAGGACACCTAGCTATGGGCTCCGCTGCCACCCTGGGCCCCGGCGGGATGACCAGGGGAAGAGATTCTGGCGGAGTCGGGCATGTGGCAGCCCAGGTGCAGAGCGTGGACGGCAATGCCCAGTGCTGTGACTGCCGGGAGCCCGCGCCCGAGTGGGCCAGCATCAACCTCGGCGTCACCCTGTGCATTCAGTGCTCCGGCATCCACAG gagccttGGAGTTCATTTCTCCAAAGTCCGGTCCCTAACCCTTGACTCATGGGAGCCGGAACTCGTGAAG CTCATGTGTGAGCTGGGAAATGTTGTCATGAACCAAATCTATGAGGCCCGTGTggaggccatggcagtgaagAAGCCAGGGCCCACCTGCTCCCG GCAAGAGAAGGAGGCCTGGATTCACGCCAAATACGTAGAGAAGAAGTTCCTGACCAAGCTTCCGGAGATTCGAGGGCGAAGAGGTGGCCGGGGGCCCCCAAGGGGGCAACCTCCTGTGCCCCCAAAGCCGGGGACCATCAGGCCCCAGCCGGGGAGCTTCAGATCCAAGCCAG GGCCACCCTCTGGTGACCTGGGCAGCCTGCACCCTGGGGCCCTGCTCTTTCGAGCTGCTGGGCATCCTCCATCCCTTCCCACCATGGCTGATGCCCTCGCCCATGGAGCCGATGTCAACTGGGTCAACGGGGGCCAGGAGAACACCACACCACTGATCCAGGCCACAGCTGCT AATTCTCTTCTGGCCTGTGAGTTCCTCCTCCAGAACGGGGCAAACGTGAACCAAGTGGACAGCAACGGCCGGGGCCCGCTCCACCACGCAACCATTCTTGGCCACACGGG GCTGGCCTGCCTGTTCCTGAAACGGGGGGCCGATCTGGGAGCTCGAGACTCTGAAGGCAGAGACCCTCTGACCATCGCCGTGGAAACAGCTAACGCTGACATCGTCACTCT
- the ACAP1 gene encoding arf-GAP with coiled-coil, ANK repeat and PH domain-containing protein 1 isoform X4, whose protein sequence is MPPPCQGLVPDCRRKSQHWDEMNILATYHPAGKDYGFMKVDEPSTPYHRLQGSDEDLLAGTSHTMTPEELEQRFATMDNFCPKVLYNDNRSSGSSDNFSKTQSSDFEKHRKAHYNEGKFLKAQKNLSLDNNKNSTVGGASMSSGGRGMLPDPEPRPVERGGARGLTRGVKDEIGLVVRNHILEAKGGCKTGIDLADSSASPALRGQSPASSTTIVMEREMDLQRKEYYSKGRYLRCSPHPELEEDTEDEQQTSSTSLNWVIENPISTEVRLLDHTGSPSQDYKATESSLKMTVTSSKPGEDTGPPSHQTWLLASSHPPNPSCLQASRSATGTAPSSRDSGSRAMSGWCQWLVSKGLNWQSMEGSEREPGSHPNSPDQNQHRPSPPWGRECGHLHPHPPGPRAHWPRSSQAEMTVKLDFEECLKDSPRFRASIELVEAEVSELETRLEKLLKLGNGLLESGRHYLAASRAFIAGICDLAHLGPPEPMMAECLDKFTQSLSHKLDSHVELLDATQHTLQQQIQTLVKEGLRGFREARRDFWRGAESLEAALIHNAEVPRRRAQEAEEAGAALKIARAGYRGRALDYALQINVIEDKRKFDIMEFVLRLVEAQAIHFQQGHEELSRLAQYRKELGGQLHQLVLNSAREKRDMEQRHVLLKQKELGGEEPEPSLKEGPGGLVMEGHLFKRASNAFKTWSRRWFTIQSNQLVYQKKYKDPVTVVVDDLRLCTVKLCPDSERRFCFEVVSPSKSCLLQADSERLLQLWVSAVQSSIATAFSQARLDDSPRGPSQGSGHLAMGSAATLGPGGMTRGRDSGGVGHVAAQVQSVDGNAQCCDCREPAPEWASINLGVTLCIQCSGIHRQEKEAWIHAKYVEKKFLTKLPEIRGRRGGRGPPRGQPPVPPKPGTIRPQPGSFRSKPGPPSGDLGSLHPGALLFRAAGHPPSLPTMADALAHGADVNWVNGGQENTTPLIQATAANSLLACEFLLQNGANVNQVDSNGRGPLHHATILGHTGLACLFLKRGADLGARDSEGRDPLTIAVETANADIVTLLRLAKMREADAAQGQAGDETYLDIFRDFSLMASDDPEKLSRRSHDLHTL, encoded by the exons GAGAAAGTCTCAGCACTGGGATGAAATGAATATCCTGGCGACCTACCACCCTGCTGGCAAGGACTATGGATTTATGAAGGTGGATGAGCCTAGCACTCCCTACCACag GCTGCAGGGCAGCGATGAAGACCTGCTTGCAGGGACCTCTCACACAATGACTCCTGAGGAGCTAGAACAGAG GTTTGCAACAATGGACAATTTCTGCCCCAAGGTCCTGTACAATGATAACAGAAGTTCAGGGTCTTCAGACAACTTTTCCAAGACAC AATCCAGCGATTTTGAAAAGCACCGCAAGGCACACTACAATGAAGGAAAGTTCCTCAAGGCTCAGAAAAACCTGTCCTTGGATAACAACAAGAACAGCACTGTGGGCGGTGCCAGCATGAGCAGCGGCGGTCGAGGTATGTTGCCGGACCCAGAGCCCAGGCCTGTGGAGAGAGGCGGGGCAAGAGGACTGACCAGAGGAGTCAAAGATGAGATTGGCCTGGTGGTCAGGAACCACATCCTAGAAGCCAAAG GTGGCTGTAAGACTGGGATTGATTTGGCTGACTCCTCAGCTTCCCCTGCTTTAAGAGGTCAGTCCCCAGCTTCATCCACCACCATTGTGATGGAGAGGGAAATGGATCTGCAACGCAAGGAGTATTATAGCAAAGGAAGATACCTGCGGTGCTCCCCCCACCCTGAACTTGAGGAGGATACAGAAGATGAGCAGCAGACCA GCTCCACAAGCCTGAACTGGGTGATTGAGAATCCCATAAGCACTGAGGTCCGTCTGCTGGACCACACCGGAAGCCCTTCGCAGGATTACAAGGCCACCGAGAGTTCCCTGAAAATGACAGTGACGTCATCGAAGCCTGGTGAGGACACCGGGCCACCGTCTCACCAGACCTGGCTCTTGGCAAgctcccatccccccaacccctcctgcCTTCAGGCCAGTAGATCGGCAACAG GTACTGCCCCATCCTCCAGAGACAGTGGGTCCCGAGCAATGTCTGGCTGGTGTCAGTGGCTAGTGTCCAAGGGGCTGAACTGGCAAAGCAtggaaggctcagagagggaaccTGGAAGCCACCCCAACTCCCCAGACCAGAACCAGCACAGAC CATCCCCGCCCTGGGGCAGGGAGTGCGGCCACCTGCATCCCCACCCTCCAGGCCCCAGGGCCCACTGGCCCCGGAGCAGTCAAGCTGAGATGACGGTCAAGCTGGATTTCGAGGAGTGCCTTAAGGACTCACCCCGCTTCCG AGCCTCTATTGAGCTGGTGGAAGCGGAAGTGTCAGAATTGGAGACCCGGCTGGAAAAG CTCCTCAAGCTGGGTAATGGCCTCCTGGAAAGTGGGCGCCACTACCTTGCTGCCAGCCGGGCCTTCATTGCCGGCATTTGTGACCTGGCCCACCTGGGCCCACCAGAGCCCATGATGGCG GAGTGTCTGGACAAATTCACTCAGAGCCTGAGCCACAAGCTGGACAGCCACGTG GAGCTTCTAGATGCCACCCAGCACACACTGCAGCAGCAAATCCAAACTCTGGTCAAGGA AGGTCTCCGGGGCTTCCGAGAGGCTCGCCGGGATTTCTGGCGGGGGGCCGAGAGCCTGGAGGCTGCTCTCATCCACAATGCAGAGGTCCCCAGGCGCCGGGCCCAGGAGGCAGAAGAAGCCGGAGCTGCTTTGAAGATTGCTCGAGCTGGGTACCGGGGACGGGCCCTGGATTATGCCCTGCAG ATCAATGTGATTGAGGACAAGAGGAAATTTGACATCATGGAGTTT GTGCTGCGTTTGGTGGAGGCCCAGGCTATCCATTTCCAGCAGGGCCACGAGGAGCTGAGCCGGCTGGCCCAGTATCGCAAGGAGCTGGGTGGCCAG TTACACCAGCTGGTCTTGAATTCAGCTCGAGAGAAGAGGGACATGGAACAGAGACACGTGCTGCTGAAACAGAAG GAGCTGGGTGGGGAGGAACCAGAGCCAAGCCTAAAGGAGGGGCCTGGTGGCCTGGTCATGGAAGGACATCTCTTCAAACGGGCCAGCAATGCATTTAAAACCTGGAGCAG ACGCTGGTTCACTATTCAGAGCAACCAACTGGTTTATCAGAAGAAGTACAAG GACCCTGTGACGGTGGTGGTGGATGACCTTCGTCTCTGCACCGTGAAGCTCTGTCCCGACTCAGAACGGCGGTTCTGCTTTGAGGTGGTGTCCCCCAGCAA GTCCTGCCTCCTGCAGGCTGACTCAGAGCGCCTCCTGCAGCTGTGGGTCAGTGCCGTACAGAGCAGCATTGCTACGGCCTTCAGCCAGGCTCGCCTTGATGACAGCCCTCGGGGTCCAAGCCAG GGCTCAGGACACCTAGCTATGGGCTCCGCTGCCACCCTGGGCCCCGGCGGGATGACCAGGGGAAGAGATTCTGGCGGAGTCGGGCATGTGGCAGCCCAGGTGCAGAGCGTGGACGGCAATGCCCAGTGCTGTGACTGCCGGGAGCCCGCGCCCGAGTGGGCCAGCATCAACCTCGGCGTCACCCTGTGCATTCAGTGCTCCGGCATCCACAG GCAAGAGAAGGAGGCCTGGATTCACGCCAAATACGTAGAGAAGAAGTTCCTGACCAAGCTTCCGGAGATTCGAGGGCGAAGAGGTGGCCGGGGGCCCCCAAGGGGGCAACCTCCTGTGCCCCCAAAGCCGGGGACCATCAGGCCCCAGCCGGGGAGCTTCAGATCCAAGCCAG GGCCACCCTCTGGTGACCTGGGCAGCCTGCACCCTGGGGCCCTGCTCTTTCGAGCTGCTGGGCATCCTCCATCCCTTCCCACCATGGCTGATGCCCTCGCCCATGGAGCCGATGTCAACTGGGTCAACGGGGGCCAGGAGAACACCACACCACTGATCCAGGCCACAGCTGCT AATTCTCTTCTGGCCTGTGAGTTCCTCCTCCAGAACGGGGCAAACGTGAACCAAGTGGACAGCAACGGCCGGGGCCCGCTCCACCACGCAACCATTCTTGGCCACACGGG GCTGGCCTGCCTGTTCCTGAAACGGGGGGCCGATCTGGGAGCTCGAGACTCTGAAGGCAGAGACCCTCTGACCATCGCCGTGGAAACAGCTAACGCTGACATCGTCACTCT
- the ACAP1 gene encoding arf-GAP with coiled-coil, ANK repeat and PH domain-containing protein 1 isoform X1, whose amino-acid sequence MPPPCQGLVPDCRRKSQHWDEMNILATYHPAGKDYGFMKVDEPSTPYHRLQGSDEDLLAGTSHTMTPEELEQRFATMDNFCPKVLYNDNRSSGSSDNFSKTQSSDFEKHRKAHYNEGKFLKAQKNLSLDNNKNSTVGGASMSSGGRGMLPDPEPRPVERGGARGLTRGVKDEIGLVVRNHILEAKGGCKTGIDLADSSASPALRGQSPASSTTIVMEREMDLQRKEYYSKGRYLRCSPHPELEEDTEDEQQTSSTSLNWVIENPISTEVRLLDHTGSPSQDYKATESSLKMTVTSSKPGEDTGPPSHQTWLLASSHPPNPSCLQASRSATGTAPSSRDSGSRAMSGWCQWLVSKGLNWQSMEGSEREPGSHPNSPDQNQHRPSPPWGRECGHLHPHPPGPRAHWPRSSQAEMTVKLDFEECLKDSPRFRASIELVEAEVSELETRLEKLLKLGNGLLESGRHYLAASRAFIAGICDLAHLGPPEPMMAECLDKFTQSLSHKLDSHVELLDATQHTLQQQIQTLVKEGLRGFREARRDFWRGAESLEAALIHNAEVPRRRAQEAEEAGAALKIARAGYRGRALDYALQINVIEDKRKFDIMEFVLRLVEAQAIHFQQGHEELSRLAQYRKELGGQLHQLVLNSAREKRDMEQRHVLLKQKELGGEEPEPSLKEGPGGLVMEGHLFKRASNAFKTWSRRWFTIQSNQLVYQKKYKDPVTVVVDDLRLCTVKLCPDSERRFCFEVVSPSKSCLLQADSERLLQLWVSAVQSSIATAFSQARLDDSPRGPSQGSGHLAMGSAATLGPGGMTRGRDSGGVGHVAAQVQSVDGNAQCCDCREPAPEWASINLGVTLCIQCSGIHRSLGVHFSKVRSLTLDSWEPELVKLMCELGNVVMNQIYEARVEAMAVKKPGPTCSRQEKEAWIHAKYVEKKFLTKLPEIRGRRGGRGPPRGQPPVPPKPGTIRPQPGSFRSKPGPPSGDLGSLHPGALLFRAAGHPPSLPTMADALAHGADVNWVNGGQENTTPLIQATAANSLLACEFLLQNGANVNQVDSNGRGPLHHATILGHTGLACLFLKRGADLGARDSEGRDPLTIAVETANADIVTLLRLAKMREADAAQGQAGDETYLDIFRDFSLMASDDPEKLSRRSHDLHTL is encoded by the exons GAGAAAGTCTCAGCACTGGGATGAAATGAATATCCTGGCGACCTACCACCCTGCTGGCAAGGACTATGGATTTATGAAGGTGGATGAGCCTAGCACTCCCTACCACag GCTGCAGGGCAGCGATGAAGACCTGCTTGCAGGGACCTCTCACACAATGACTCCTGAGGAGCTAGAACAGAG GTTTGCAACAATGGACAATTTCTGCCCCAAGGTCCTGTACAATGATAACAGAAGTTCAGGGTCTTCAGACAACTTTTCCAAGACAC AATCCAGCGATTTTGAAAAGCACCGCAAGGCACACTACAATGAAGGAAAGTTCCTCAAGGCTCAGAAAAACCTGTCCTTGGATAACAACAAGAACAGCACTGTGGGCGGTGCCAGCATGAGCAGCGGCGGTCGAGGTATGTTGCCGGACCCAGAGCCCAGGCCTGTGGAGAGAGGCGGGGCAAGAGGACTGACCAGAGGAGTCAAAGATGAGATTGGCCTGGTGGTCAGGAACCACATCCTAGAAGCCAAAG GTGGCTGTAAGACTGGGATTGATTTGGCTGACTCCTCAGCTTCCCCTGCTTTAAGAGGTCAGTCCCCAGCTTCATCCACCACCATTGTGATGGAGAGGGAAATGGATCTGCAACGCAAGGAGTATTATAGCAAAGGAAGATACCTGCGGTGCTCCCCCCACCCTGAACTTGAGGAGGATACAGAAGATGAGCAGCAGACCA GCTCCACAAGCCTGAACTGGGTGATTGAGAATCCCATAAGCACTGAGGTCCGTCTGCTGGACCACACCGGAAGCCCTTCGCAGGATTACAAGGCCACCGAGAGTTCCCTGAAAATGACAGTGACGTCATCGAAGCCTGGTGAGGACACCGGGCCACCGTCTCACCAGACCTGGCTCTTGGCAAgctcccatccccccaacccctcctgcCTTCAGGCCAGTAGATCGGCAACAG GTACTGCCCCATCCTCCAGAGACAGTGGGTCCCGAGCAATGTCTGGCTGGTGTCAGTGGCTAGTGTCCAAGGGGCTGAACTGGCAAAGCAtggaaggctcagagagggaaccTGGAAGCCACCCCAACTCCCCAGACCAGAACCAGCACAGAC CATCCCCGCCCTGGGGCAGGGAGTGCGGCCACCTGCATCCCCACCCTCCAGGCCCCAGGGCCCACTGGCCCCGGAGCAGTCAAGCTGAGATGACGGTCAAGCTGGATTTCGAGGAGTGCCTTAAGGACTCACCCCGCTTCCG AGCCTCTATTGAGCTGGTGGAAGCGGAAGTGTCAGAATTGGAGACCCGGCTGGAAAAG CTCCTCAAGCTGGGTAATGGCCTCCTGGAAAGTGGGCGCCACTACCTTGCTGCCAGCCGGGCCTTCATTGCCGGCATTTGTGACCTGGCCCACCTGGGCCCACCAGAGCCCATGATGGCG GAGTGTCTGGACAAATTCACTCAGAGCCTGAGCCACAAGCTGGACAGCCACGTG GAGCTTCTAGATGCCACCCAGCACACACTGCAGCAGCAAATCCAAACTCTGGTCAAGGA AGGTCTCCGGGGCTTCCGAGAGGCTCGCCGGGATTTCTGGCGGGGGGCCGAGAGCCTGGAGGCTGCTCTCATCCACAATGCAGAGGTCCCCAGGCGCCGGGCCCAGGAGGCAGAAGAAGCCGGAGCTGCTTTGAAGATTGCTCGAGCTGGGTACCGGGGACGGGCCCTGGATTATGCCCTGCAG ATCAATGTGATTGAGGACAAGAGGAAATTTGACATCATGGAGTTT GTGCTGCGTTTGGTGGAGGCCCAGGCTATCCATTTCCAGCAGGGCCACGAGGAGCTGAGCCGGCTGGCCCAGTATCGCAAGGAGCTGGGTGGCCAG TTACACCAGCTGGTCTTGAATTCAGCTCGAGAGAAGAGGGACATGGAACAGAGACACGTGCTGCTGAAACAGAAG GAGCTGGGTGGGGAGGAACCAGAGCCAAGCCTAAAGGAGGGGCCTGGTGGCCTGGTCATGGAAGGACATCTCTTCAAACGGGCCAGCAATGCATTTAAAACCTGGAGCAG ACGCTGGTTCACTATTCAGAGCAACCAACTGGTTTATCAGAAGAAGTACAAG GACCCTGTGACGGTGGTGGTGGATGACCTTCGTCTCTGCACCGTGAAGCTCTGTCCCGACTCAGAACGGCGGTTCTGCTTTGAGGTGGTGTCCCCCAGCAA GTCCTGCCTCCTGCAGGCTGACTCAGAGCGCCTCCTGCAGCTGTGGGTCAGTGCCGTACAGAGCAGCATTGCTACGGCCTTCAGCCAGGCTCGCCTTGATGACAGCCCTCGGGGTCCAAGCCAG GGCTCAGGACACCTAGCTATGGGCTCCGCTGCCACCCTGGGCCCCGGCGGGATGACCAGGGGAAGAGATTCTGGCGGAGTCGGGCATGTGGCAGCCCAGGTGCAGAGCGTGGACGGCAATGCCCAGTGCTGTGACTGCCGGGAGCCCGCGCCCGAGTGGGCCAGCATCAACCTCGGCGTCACCCTGTGCATTCAGTGCTCCGGCATCCACAG gagccttGGAGTTCATTTCTCCAAAGTCCGGTCCCTAACCCTTGACTCATGGGAGCCGGAACTCGTGAAG CTCATGTGTGAGCTGGGAAATGTTGTCATGAACCAAATCTATGAGGCCCGTGTggaggccatggcagtgaagAAGCCAGGGCCCACCTGCTCCCG GCAAGAGAAGGAGGCCTGGATTCACGCCAAATACGTAGAGAAGAAGTTCCTGACCAAGCTTCCGGAGATTCGAGGGCGAAGAGGTGGCCGGGGGCCCCCAAGGGGGCAACCTCCTGTGCCCCCAAAGCCGGGGACCATCAGGCCCCAGCCGGGGAGCTTCAGATCCAAGCCAG GGCCACCCTCTGGTGACCTGGGCAGCCTGCACCCTGGGGCCCTGCTCTTTCGAGCTGCTGGGCATCCTCCATCCCTTCCCACCATGGCTGATGCCCTCGCCCATGGAGCCGATGTCAACTGGGTCAACGGGGGCCAGGAGAACACCACACCACTGATCCAGGCCACAGCTGCT AATTCTCTTCTGGCCTGTGAGTTCCTCCTCCAGAACGGGGCAAACGTGAACCAAGTGGACAGCAACGGCCGGGGCCCGCTCCACCACGCAACCATTCTTGGCCACACGGG GCTGGCCTGCCTGTTCCTGAAACGGGGGGCCGATCTGGGAGCTCGAGACTCTGAAGGCAGAGACCCTCTGACCATCGCCGTGGAAACAGCTAACGCTGACATCGTCACTCT